ACCGCTGGTGACAAATATTTGCAGGCAGTTGTCCATGCTGCCGGTGGAATGCCTCTGATCATTCCTGCATTGGGTGATCAGATTGACTTGGCTTATCTGCTTGAACAACTTGATGGCTTGGTTTTCCCAGGTTCTCCATCAAACGTTGAGCCTCATCATTATGCTGGAGAACCCAGCGATCCGGGAACTCATCACGATCCTGCGCGTGATAGCACGACGCTGCCGCTTATCAAGGCGGCCGTAGAGGCGGGCATCCCGATCTTAGGTATTTGCCGCGGCTTTCAGGAGATGAATGTGGCCTTTGGCGGTTCGTTGCACCAGAAAGTGCACGATGTCGAAGGTTATATGGATCACCGCGAGCCAGAGAATTTGCCACCTGAACAGCAGTATGGCTTACGTCATGCGCTGCATATCCAGCCAGGCGGTGTGCTGGCTGGGCTGGGTTTACCGGACGAAATCCAGATCAATTCCATTCATGGCCAGGGCGTTCAGCGTCTGGCGCCGGGCCTTCGCGTAGAAGCTTTGGCGCCTGACGGGTTGATCGAAGCATTCTCGATAGAAGGTGCTAAAAGCTTTGCAGTGGGGGTGCAATGGCACCCTGAGTGGCAGGTACGATCTAACCCGAATTATCTCGCCATCTTCCAGGCCTTTGGTGAGGCTTGCAGGAAGAGGGCGGGGCAACGCTGAGCCGGCGACAGGTGCCGGCTCTCACCAACCCTGAGGTCTCTATGAGTACCAAATTAGACCAGCTTTCGAGCTGGCTGAAAGAACGCAAAATCACCGAAGTTGAATGTCTGATCAGCGACCTTACCGGCATTGCCCGCGGTAAGATTTCGCCGACCAATAAGTTCCTCGACGAAAAAGGCATGCGCCTGCCCGAAAGTGTGCTGCTGCAGACTGTAACGGGCGACTATGTCGACGACGATATCTACTATGAGCTGCTCGACGAGGCCGACATTGATATGTTCTGCCGCCCCGACGAGAACGCTGTCTTCCTGGTGCCGTGGGCTATCGAGCCGACTGCGATGGTGATTCACGACACCTTTGATAAGCAGGGCCGGCCTATTGAGCTGTCTCCCCGCAACATCCTTAAGAACGTCCTTAAGCTGTACGCCGATAAAGGCTGGAAGCCAATCGTTGCGCCGGAAATGGAGTTTTACCTGACCAAGCGCAACAGTGACCCGGACTTCCCGCTGGTGGCGCCGGTTGGCCGCTCCGGCCGCCCGGAAACCGGTCGTCAATCGTTCTCTATTGATGCGGCTAACGAATTCGACCCACTGTTCGAAGACATGTACGACTGGTGTGAGATGCAGGGCTTGGATCTGGATACCCTGATCCACGAGGAAGGCCCGGCGCAGATGGAAATCAACTTCCGTCACGGCGATGCCCTGCACCTGGCTGACCAGATCCTGGTGTTCAAACGCACCATGCGTGAAGCCGCCCTGAAGCATGACGTCGCGGCCACCTTTATGGCCAAGCCGATCACTGATCAGCCAGGCAGCGCCATGCACATTCACCAGAGCGTGGTGGACATCAAAACCGGTAAGAACCTGTTCTCCAATGCTGACGGCACCATGAGTGAGCTGTTTATGCAGCACATCGGTGGTCTGCAGAAGTACATCCCCGAGCTGCTGCCGCTGTTCGCCCCGAACGTTAACTCGTTCCGCCGCTTCCTGCCGGATACCTCCGCGCCAGTGAACGTTGAGTGGGGTGAAGAGAACCGTACCGTGGGCCTGCGCGTGCCTGAAGCCACGCCGCAGAACCGCCGTGTGGAAAACCGCCTCGCCGGTGCCGACGCCAACCCGTATCTGGTGCTGGCTGCCAGCTTGCTGTGCGGCTACATGGGCATGGTCGGCGATGTGAAACCGAGTGCGCCAGTTAAAGGCCGTGGTTATGAACGTCGCAACCTGCGTCTGCCGGTGACCATCGAAAGCGCATTGGAGCGTATGGAAGCCTGTAAAGATGCTGAGAAATACTTGGGTGAGAAGTTCATTCGAGGCTACGTCGCCGTTAAGCGCGCCGAGCACGAGAACTACAACCGGGTGATCAGCTCTTGGGAGCGCGAGTTCCTGCTGCTGTCTGTTTAAGACTCAAGGCTGGCGCGGTTTATACGCGCCAGCCCACATTATCAGGCCGCTGTGTGACCTGTTAGGACAAGGTGTTGTTATGAACGAGCAAGTGACAAACCCAAAAACCCGCGAATGGCAGGCGATGAGTCGTGAGCATCACCTGGCACCCTTCAGTGATTTTAAGCAGCTGTCCGAGAATGGCCCGCGCATTATCACTAAGGCCGAAGGCGTTTATTTGTGGGACAGCGAGGGTAAAAAGATCCTCGATGCCATGGCTGGCCTTTGGTGTGTAGCTGTCGGTTATGGGCGTAAAGAGCTGGCTGATGCCGCGTATCGCCAGATGCAAGAGCTGCCGTACTACAACATGTTTTTCCAGACAGCCACGCCTCCTGCTTTGGAGCTGGCTAAAGAGATTTCAAAGCTTACCCCTGAGGGTATGAACCATGTGTTCTTCACCGGTTCCGGCTCTGAGGGTAATGACACCATGCTGCGCATGGTGCGCCATTATTGGGCA
The Pseudomonas mendocina DNA segment above includes these coding regions:
- a CDS encoding gamma-glutamyl-gamma-aminobutyrate hydrolase family protein, with the translated sequence MSRQPIIGVSACTKLIGHNIYHTAGDKYLQAVVHAAGGMPLIIPALGDQIDLAYLLEQLDGLVFPGSPSNVEPHHYAGEPSDPGTHHDPARDSTTLPLIKAAVEAGIPILGICRGFQEMNVAFGGSLHQKVHDVEGYMDHREPENLPPEQQYGLRHALHIQPGGVLAGLGLPDEIQINSIHGQGVQRLAPGLRVEALAPDGLIEAFSIEGAKSFAVGVQWHPEWQVRSNPNYLAIFQAFGEACRKRAGQR
- a CDS encoding glutamine synthetase family protein; translated protein: MSTKLDQLSSWLKERKITEVECLISDLTGIARGKISPTNKFLDEKGMRLPESVLLQTVTGDYVDDDIYYELLDEADIDMFCRPDENAVFLVPWAIEPTAMVIHDTFDKQGRPIELSPRNILKNVLKLYADKGWKPIVAPEMEFYLTKRNSDPDFPLVAPVGRSGRPETGRQSFSIDAANEFDPLFEDMYDWCEMQGLDLDTLIHEEGPAQMEINFRHGDALHLADQILVFKRTMREAALKHDVAATFMAKPITDQPGSAMHIHQSVVDIKTGKNLFSNADGTMSELFMQHIGGLQKYIPELLPLFAPNVNSFRRFLPDTSAPVNVEWGEENRTVGLRVPEATPQNRRVENRLAGADANPYLVLAASLLCGYMGMVGDVKPSAPVKGRGYERRNLRLPVTIESALERMEACKDAEKYLGEKFIRGYVAVKRAEHENYNRVISSWEREFLLLSV